DNA from Terriglobia bacterium:
GAAGGCGGATTTTGGAAACGCGGGAATCGTGCGAATACAACACTGGTTTTTCATTCTTCATTCTTGGTTCTTACCTCTTAGTTCTTACTTTCTTAGAAGAACACGATCACCACCCACCAGGTGCCCGACGGATATGACTCGCTGTCGGCAAAGCAGGCGCCGATCGCGAAGCGCTTGAGGTTCGGATCGCGCGCCATCATCACCGCGTTGGGCGGAAGCTTCCTGGGATCGGATTCGGTGTACGCCACCGACGACTGCACGTCCGGCAGATTGAGCGGGGCGCGCGTGTCCACTTGTCCCTGCTTTGCCATGGCGCACGCCATGCGGCGCAACTGTGGCAGGCGCACAACCGGCGCGGGACTGCCGGTGGCGCGCCGCCGCTCGCGTTCAAATGCGGCGATGATCGTGTTCTCGGCTTCGTCGCGGGAATATTCTTCCAGGCGGTGCGCGAAGACCTCCGTGACCCACAGCCCGCGGCCGCTGCGCACCACGCCGACGCCCACCGCGTTGTATTTCGGGCTGAGAATATTGGCGCGATGCGGCGGTGAGTGCATCAGCCCGTCATGCGCGCCCTGGGCCGAATCATTGCGCGCCACGTTCTCGGCATCGTAGTTGAAGCGGAGATTGGTGGCCGCCAGCCGCTTGGGCAGCGCCGGCTCGCCCGGCAATTGGTGAGACAACCGCTTGGCTTGTGCCATCAGCGACGCGTGCGCCCGCGCCGCCTGCGTGAGGCGGTCGTCCACTTTCAGGCTGCGCAGACCTGCCCGCGCCCGCTCCTGGTTGAGCATCTGGACCAGTTGCTGCTCGGCCTGGGAGTCAAACTGCTGGGCGGCGGCAAGACCGCCGAACAGGACGCACAGAACAAGAATTTTCGAAATGGTCTTGCGCATAATCATTGAGATGCAGAAATCGCTTCTGTCCTTCTCCCACTCGCTCTACAATCAAGCACCCTCAGGCACAACGGAATCGGATGACCGCGCTTCTTCTGCTGATCCTCGTTTTCAACGTGGCCGTATTGCTGCTGCTGGCCCTGATTCTGCGCCGCAGCGCGCAGGCGGGCGATCCCACGGCGGCGGTCGCGAAGATCGGCAGCGACATGCTGTCACTGGAGCGCGGACTCTCCCAAAGCTTTGCCAAAGCGACGGCCGACATCGCGCAGCGCCTGGAGCAGACCAAGGGCGACCTACGGCAGGAAGTCACCGACCGCCTGACCACGGGGTTCAAAGAGATTCACACCTCGGTCGAAGAGCACCTTGTCAGCGGACGCCGCGAACAATCTGCCGGCCTGGCCGAGGCGCGCAAGGATCTGACGAGTTCGTTGTCAAACACCACGGCGCAATTGAAAACAGAATTCGACGGGCTCAATCAGCGCACCGAGCAGAAACTGGAAGCGATCCGCGCACAGGTGGATCAGAAGCTGTTCGAAATCAGCGGCCAAGTGCAGCAAAAGCTGACGGAAAACATGAAAGAGGGCTTCGCCCAGTTCGAGAAGGTCCAGCAACACTTGAAGGCCGCCGAAGAGCAATTGCGCCAGGTGGGCACCATCGGCAATTCCATCAACGACCTGAACAACCTGCTCAAGCTGCCCCACCTGCGCGGAAGATTCGGCGAGGCCAGCCTGGAACGGCTGCTGGAGGATTTTCTTCCAGCGCACATGTACGAACTGCAATACCCGCTGGCCGGCGGGCGGGTGGATGCGGTTATCAAGTTTCCCGATCGCGTGCTGCCCATCGACGCGAAGTTCCCGCGCGAGCAGGTGTTGCCGCTGTTCGAGACCAGCAACGAACACGAACTGGAAGATGCGCGCGCCCAACTCGTCAAGGTGCTCACGGCACAAGCGAAGAGCATTGCCGAATATCTTGATCCCGAGCACGGAACCATGGACGTCGCCCTGATGTACCTCCCGAGCGAGACGCTCTACCTGGAAGCGATCCGTAGCACGGACGCGATGGAAGCGCTGTCGCGGCTGCAAGTGTTCCCGGTCTCGCCCAACACGTTGCTGATGACGCTGCGCACGGTCGCTCTGGCTTACAAGTGGTACGAGGTGGCGGCCCGGTTCGAAGAGACGCGCGGCGAAATCGCCAAGGCGCAAAGGTCACTGGGGTTTTTCCAGGCGCAGTTCGACAGCCTGGGAAACAGCCTGGAAAAGGCACAGAAGGCATACGAGACCGCTGCGAAGCACCTCAAGACGTATCGCAACCGCGTTACCGACATCAGCGGCGAGGAGATCCCGGAGCAACTGGAGCTGACCGAACCGCCGCTGCTCAGCAAGGCAGAGACGAGCGGGCAATAGATTCCTACCGAATTCCGCTTCTTTCCGGCTTGGAATTGTGCCGTCCCTGCGGGGCTCGCCCTAAGGCGGGCAGACTATAGCTCACGCTCGGGCGAGTTGCTTTCGCCGCTACGCGGCTGCGGTCGTGGCGGCCGAGCGAAGTGACACTCGGCCGCCAACTTGTCGACAAGCCACAGCTCGTTCAGCTCGCCGCGTGGGTGCCCGCGCTGCGCCGGCTCTTGATCTCCGTCAGGAGTTTTTCGATCGCGTCCTCTTTTTCCAGCGCGGCAAACTTGTCGTCCACGTTGTCGCCGGCAAGCTCGGCCTTCGCCTGGCTGACGGCTTCGTCGTGGGCGACGCGGCGCTTCATGCGGTCGAACCCGGCGGCCTTGGACGTGTCCACCATGTTTGCCCGCGCGTCGCTCGCCTTGCCCAGCGCGCGCGCCCGGCGATGCTGCGCGATCAGCAGGTCGCTCTTGTTCTGCGCCTCGGCCAGCTTTTGATCCAGCTTGCTGAGCGCCGTCCTCAGGTTTTCGACCTGTGCTTTCTGGTCCGCCACCTGCTGCGTGAAGCTTTCCGCCAGCTCTTTGTAGCTGATGGAGCGCTCCAGGGCGACGCGCGCCAGGTCGTCCTGCTTCTTGTCCACGGCCAGCTCCGCCTTCCGCACCCAGTCGGACGCGGCGTCTTCGTTCTCCTTTTGTTTCTTCTCCAGCAGGTGCTGGTCGGCGATGGCGATGGCCACCTGCGTCTTCACCTGCAGGAGCTGGTTCTGCATGTCCAGGATGATCTGCTTGATCATCTTCTCCGGGTCTTCCGCCTTGTCAATCAGGTCATTGAGATTGGCGCGGACCAGGGTCGAAACGCGTTCCAGTAGTGCCATGACGAACTCCTTTGAGCGATCAGCTCTCAGCTATCAGCTATCAGTTACCGCGGTCTCACTCAACTCCGCGGCAGCACCCGCAAGCGTTGGTTCGTTGCCATGCTCCGTAGAGGAACTCGATCACTGCGAGCAAGAACTCAACGAGCATTGCGGCTTCTCATTTCTCCGTCGTGGGGCGGCGCCGCGCGCTGGCCGACATCACCACTCCCATGGCGACGCCAAGCGCAAGCCACACCGTTACGTGTCCACTCAGTAATCCGACCGCCGCCCCGGTCAGAACTCCAGCGATTAGCAAATAAGCTCTTTCCATCTCAAACTCCTTTCAGCCATGCGCGCCCCCGACCCGCCACGCGCGAGGCGCGCGTACCACGCCGTGTTACTTTCCCGCGCCGGCGCCCATGCCCTTGTCGTCGGGCTTGGGTTCCTTGTCGCCGATTAGGCGCACCTTGCCGAGCAGATCCGACATCTTCATGCCGCTCAGGGTCTCGAACAGCGCCGGCACCTGCGCCGCCATCTTCGCGATGTCGCCGGTGATCTTGTTCATGCCGGCAGCATCGCCGTTGCCGGTGCTGACGATGGTGATCTTGTCCACGTTGGCCAGCGGCGCCGACAATGCCCGCACAATGTCCGGCAAACCGGTGAGCAGCTTGTCGATGACCGCCGCCTGGTTGTACTCCTGGAAGGCCTCGGCTTTGACGTTCATCGCCCGCGCCTCGGCGTCGCCCTTCTTGAAGATGATGTCGGCTTCGGCCTCGCCTTGCGCGCGGATGCTCGACGCCTTGCCTTCGGCTTCCACCACCAGCCGCTGCTTTTCGGCGGCGGCGAGCGTCTCGATGCGCTGGCGCTCGATCTCGGCCGGCTTGAGCACGGTGGCGATGAGTTCTTTCTCGCGGCGCGCGATTTCGGCTTCCTGCACCTTGACCTGCGCTTCGCGCTCCACCTGCTGCACGCGCACCTGCTCGGCGGTGAGCTGCTGCTGCATGACCTGCGTCTGGATGTCGTAGGCCTTGTCGGCTTGCGCCTGCTGCTTCTTGCTGACTTCCTGGTATTGCGCCTGCTTGATGTTCAGGTCGCGCGTGGCCTCGGCCTGCTTGGCTTGCGACAAAGTCTGCGCCAGCACGCGTTCCTGGTCCGCCTGCGCTTCGGCAACGGAGGCTTCGCGCTTGGCGACGGCGCGCCTGATCGCCGTGTCGCGCTCGGCTTCGGCGGCGGCAATGTCGGCGTCGCGCTTGATGCGCGCGATGTCGGGCCGCCCCATGTTGGAGATGTAGTCGTTCTTGTCCTTCACTTCCTTGATGGTGAAGGAAATTACCTCCAGGCCCATCTTGTTCATGTCGTCGGCGCAGGTGGAGCGCATGCGCTCGGCCACCATCTCCGGCTGCTTCACAATCTCTTCCACCGTGAGCTGCCCGATAATGCCGCGCAGATGGCCTTCCATCACCAGCCGGATCAAGCCTTCACGAATCTGCGGCGTCTTGTTGAGGAACTGCTCCGCCGCGGTGCGGATGGACTCCGGGTCCGACTTCACCTTGATCTGCGCCACCGCCTCGACCGTCACCGCGACGCCTTGCTTGGTGTAGAGGTCTTGCTGCGGCGCCACATCGAAGGACATCAGTTCCAGCGACAACGTGCGGCACTGCTCGATCAGAGGAAAGACGATCGAACCGCCGGCTTTGACGATCCTGCCCTGCTGGCCACGAAATCCGGTGATGACCAGCGCCTCGTTGGGTCCGGCGATGCGATACAGCCGTGTCAAAATTCCCATGATGAAGAGCACGGCCATGATCGCCAGTCCCACCATCACCCATACACCCGCTGCGATTTGCATATACGCTCCTAAGCAGTGGCTAGCGGCCATTGCCATTGCTAGCCAAAGAATTCGTTGCACTCACGACGCAAAACTCACGACTCAAGAACTCACTGTCGAGTGTCAGCCATCGGCCGTCGACCCGGCAACGCCCGCTTCCCTCGCCACCTCATCCCAGCGCCGCACGTAGGCGATGCCTTTCTCGTAACGCGTGATCACGACTTCGGTGCCGCGCGCCATCGCCGCCCCGTTTTCGCTCCGCGCGCCGCACGTTCGACGTACCCCCTCTTGCGAAAAAATGATCTCCCCGGTGCCGCCCTCGCGAATGCCGCTGCAGACGTGCCCCAGCACACCTTCCATGCGGTAGTCGCTGTCATACAGCGTGCTGTCGGTGCGCATCAGCACCTTGGCCAGGAAGGCAAATACGATGGCCGCTCCGGTCACACCCGCCATCGCCGCAAACCCCAGCACCGCCAGCGCGCCGATCTTCCCCCACGCGGTCAGCAGGTATCCTGCGCCGCCGAACCAGGCCAGAAAGGCCATCGCGGTGGAGAAATTGAACGGCGACACCCCTTCGACCGAGGACTCCTCCGCGACGTGCCCGGTGTGAATGTGAATGTCGGGCCCGTGCGCGTGCTCGAAATGAATGTGCCCGTGGTCGAAGTGCACGTTGTGTAGGCCCGGGATGTGAATGTCGAACACCCCGATCACCAGCGACAGCAAGCTGAGCATGAATCCCAGCAGGAAACAGAACATGTACACGTTTGCCCAGTTCATCACTCACCTCCGGGCGTGTGTGGCGCCGCTGTCCGGCGCGGAATGCGTTTTCTCCGGGCGCAGCACCTGCAACAAACGCTCCGCCAGTTTCGGTGTGTCCAGGATCGCCCCCAGCAGCACCACGCACTTGCGCGAGTCCTCGTGCCGCGCCACCGCCAGCAGCGCCTCGCAGACTTCAGGATCGCGGCGGAACTGCTCGGCGCCGTTGATCAACCACAAATCCAGCTTGTCTTCTCCCACCCGCAGCTCCGATTGCAACTCGGTGTGATAGCCCTCCGGATCGTCCACCAGGTACCCGGGATGCACGTTGAAAAACTTCGCCAGCAACATGCGGCTGGAGTTGGTCAGGTGCGGACGCGCCCCGCTCTCGATCTGCGACAGGTACGACTGGCTGATGTGCTTGCCCAGCCGGTGGCGAATGACGTCCACCACTTCCTGCTGCGTCAGGGCGCGGCCCAAGCCGCGCAGCGTGCCCTCGACCTCCCGCAGGTACCGGATTTTCTCGCCGAGCTTCATATTGCTAATCGCAATATTTATATTGCTATTTGCAATATACGTCAAGAACTTTATTCGGCGTAGTTTGAAGGAGTTGCAACCGGTGGCGAAACAGCCAGTCTGGTCCGGGCCAGGGGCTGCCGGCTACGGCCTACCGTTATCCAAGCACGGAACTTACCTCGGCCGATCGGGTTCAAGCGATCGGGGCGTGCGACAACGGAGTCGCCGGTGCGCAGCCTTTGGAATAAAGCGAATCTGAATTGGGTGTGGACCTGGATGGCTGTTTACGGCGGTTCGCTCACCGTGCTCGCAGCCTACCTCGCCTCCACTTTCGCCGCGGCTGCCGCGGAAGCTGCGAGAGAGTCAAAATGAGGACCGGCATCGAAGTCCGCAGGCAACGCTCACGGCCATTCTTCGTTCTGACTTCTTAAATTCTTTATTTCTCCGTGTCTCCGTGCCTCTGTGGTGGTCAGCGCTTCTAAATTTCGATCAGCACGTCGTCGCCTTCCAACTGAATGGGATACAACTGCACACGCGCATTGGGATTGACGTCGGCGGCGCCGGTCTTGGGGTCGTACATCCAGCCGTGCCACGGGCAGACGACTTTGCCGTCCAGTACGACACCCTGCCCTAGCGGCCCGCCGCGATGCACGCAGACGTTATCCATCGCCGAAAAAACGCCGCCGATGTTGGCCACGCAAACCACCTTTTCTCCGAGCGTGAACTCCTTGGCTTCACCGTCGCCGGGCAGGTCGGACTTGGCTGCGATTTTCTTCCAGTCGCTCATGTAGCTGTCAGCTCGCAGCTATCAGCTTACCGCATTAGGCAATCGGCGGTTGCATCTGGCCTTGACGCACTTCGCACAAACGGAAAGCCCGGCCGTAGCCAGGTTCGTTTGGCTGAAAGCCGATAGCCGAGAGCTATTTGGGTTGCAACGTCTGCGCGATCATCACTTGGCGCTTGAAGTTCTCCACCATGTTCTCGTCGAGCCGGACTTCGGTGGGCTTCTTCGCCAGCGACATCTGATCGATCTTGTCCTGCAGCTTGAGCAGCGCATAGAACAGGTTTTCCGGCCGTGGCGGGCAGCCGATCACGTACACATCCACCGGCACGACCTTGTCCACGCCCTGCAGCACCGCGTAGGTGTTGAACGGGCCGCCGACCGAGGAGCACGCGCCCATGGAGATCACCCACTTGGGGTCCGGCATCTGGTCGTAGATGCGCTTGACCACCGGCGCCATCTTCAGGGTGACGGTTCCGGCCACGATCATCAGGTCGCTCTGCCGCGGGCTGGGACGGAACACCTCGCTGCCGAAACGGGCGATGTCGAAGCGCGAGGTGGAGGAGGCGATCATTTCGATGGCGCAGCATGCCAGCCCGAAGGTCATCGGCCAGATCGCCGATTTCCGCGCCCAGTTGAAGACGTAATCCACCGTGCTGATGAGGAAGTTCTTCTCGAATTTATTCTGCAGCCAGAATGACATTGAAAACCAGCCCTTAGCCTTTAGCTTATAGCCGTTGGCCGTTCCATTCTCGCAGCCCCGCAAACAGCCGAATGTGATGCCGGTCACAGGGTACCGGCATGAGGCTTTCGGCGCAAGGTTCCCGGCTGGAACGACCTGCCTGGCACCGGGAGCCGTGCGCCGTTACAGCTTTTCGTAGAACTCGCACGCCGAACACGATATATAAATCCCGCCGGGCACGTTGTGGTCGCGGTCCTTCACCCGTTTCACGATGCGGGTGGGCTTGCCGCACTTGGGGCAATCCGTGCTCTTGGCGGTGTCCATGACCTTCTTGCGGTCGGCGGTCTTAGCGATTTTTGCCATTCACTTCTCTCCGGATACGCTCAATACTGGATAATTGCGCTGTGTGGGTCTGTACTCGATTTTACAGGTCGATCGTCTTTCGGTCTATTGGCCGGCCGACCGGTCTGTCGGTATTTCGGTCGGTCAGTTCATCAGTCGTTCAGTCGTTCGGACTTGCAATCCATCCCCCGATCCGCCCTGATAGACTGACAGACCGATAGACCCTTGATAGACCCTTGCGAGAGAACCCAATGCCACTCAAATACCAGCGCTGGTCCGAGGTCGAACTCGAACACCTGAACCCGCAACTCGACCGGCAGATGATCACCGGCGAGAAGCTGATGATGGCCCGCGTACTGCTGAAAAAAGGTGTGATCGTGCCCGAGCACAGCCACGAGAACGAGCAACTCACCTACATCCTGGAGGGAACACTCAGGTTTTGGATTGACGGCATGGTAATCGACGTCCACGCCGGAGAGGTGCTGTGCATCCCGCCGCACATGCCGCATAAGGCGCAGGCCATGGAGGACACCGTGGACCTTGACGTCTTCTACCCGCCGCGCCAGGACTGGCTGTCGAAGAACGACGCGTATTTGCGGGACGTGGCGAACATGCGATAGCCGGCGCTTTAGCATTTGCCTCTCCACCATTTAGGATTTCTGGTTTGCATACTTCGACCCCGAGTGGCGCCGTCCGATCACCGACGGCCGAAAGCCGATTCCATGTCCTTAAAATTCCACGGCGTTGACTTCCTTGACTTCGATTCCCTGCTTTCGGCGGACGAACTCCTGGTCCGCGACAACACCCGCAAATTCATCGAAGAAAACCTGATCCCCATCATCGAGCAGTGCAACCGCGAGGGCCGGTTCCCGCGCGAACTGGTGAAGCCGATGGCCGATCTCGGGTTCTTCGGCTCCAATCTGAAGGGTTACGGCTGCGCCGAAATGTCCAACGTCGAGTACGGGCTGGTAATGCAGGAGATGGAGCGCGGCGACAGCGGCATTCGCAGCTTCGCCAGCGTGCAGTCGGCGCTGGTCATGTATCCCATTTACACCTTCGGCGGCGACGAGCAGAAAAACAAGTGGCTGCCCGCGCTGCAGAAGGGCGAAGCCATCGGTTGCTTCGGGCTTACCGAGCCCGACGCCGGCTCCAATCCCGCCGCCATGCGCACGCGTGCCCGCCGGGATCAAGACGGCTATGTCCTTAACGGCGAGAAGATGTGGATCACCTCCGGCTCCATCGCGCAGGTGGCGGTGATCTGGGCGAAGAACGAAGAAGAGGGCGGAAACGTCCGCGGCTTTCTGGTGGAAACCGACCGGCCCGGCTTCCGCGCCGCCGACGTGCACGGCAAGTGGTCCCTGCGCGCCAGCGTGACTTCCAGCCTGTCACTGCAAGACCTGCGCATCCCCGCGTCTAACCTGCTGCCCAAAAGCGATGGCCTGAAGTCGGCGCTGATGTGCCTGAACCAGGCGCGCTACGGCATCGCCTGGGGTGCGGTGGGCGCGGCTATGGCCTGCTACGACACTGCGCTGCAGTATGCCGGGTTCCGCAAGCAGTTCCGCGACCAGCCCATCGCCTCCCACCAGCTGGTGCAGGAAAAGCTGGTGTGGATGATCAGCGAGATCACCAAAGCGCAACTGCTCGTGCTGCAGGTTGGACGCTTGAAGGACCACGGCAAGGCGCGCCCGCAACACATCTCGATGGCGAAGCGGAACAACGTCTGGATGGCGCTGGAGTGCGCCCGCATGGCCCGCGACATCCTGGGCGCCAACGGCATC
Protein-coding regions in this window:
- a CDS encoding NADH-quinone oxidoreductase subunit B, translating into MSFWLQNKFEKNFLISTVDYVFNWARKSAIWPMTFGLACCAIEMIASSTSRFDIARFGSEVFRPSPRQSDLMIVAGTVTLKMAPVVKRIYDQMPDPKWVISMGACSSVGGPFNTYAVLQGVDKVVPVDVYVIGCPPRPENLFYALLKLQDKIDQMSLAKKPTEVRLDENMVENFKRQVMIAQTLQPK
- a CDS encoding cupin domain-containing protein, with the translated sequence MPLKYQRWSEVELEHLNPQLDRQMITGEKLMMARVLLKKGVIVPEHSHENEQLTYILEGTLRFWIDGMVIDVHAGEVLCIPPHMPHKAQAMEDTVDLDVFYPPRQDWLSKNDAYLRDVANMR
- a CDS encoding acyl-CoA dehydrogenase family protein — its product is MSLKFHGVDFLDFDSLLSADELLVRDNTRKFIEENLIPIIEQCNREGRFPRELVKPMADLGFFGSNLKGYGCAEMSNVEYGLVMQEMERGDSGIRSFASVQSALVMYPIYTFGGDEQKNKWLPALQKGEAIGCFGLTEPDAGSNPAAMRTRARRDQDGYVLNGEKMWITSGSIAQVAVIWAKNEEEGGNVRGFLVETDRPGFRAADVHGKWSLRASVTSSLSLQDLRIPASNLLPKSDGLKSALMCLNQARYGIAWGAVGAAMACYDTALQYAGFRKQFRDQPIASHQLVQEKLVWMISEITKAQLLVLQVGRLKDHGKARPQHISMAKRNNVWMALECARMARDILGANGIADEYPVFRHMANLESVKTYEGTHDVHTLIIGNSITGIDAF
- the rmuC gene encoding DNA recombination protein RmuC, with translation MTALLLLILVFNVAVLLLLALILRRSAQAGDPTAAVAKIGSDMLSLERGLSQSFAKATADIAQRLEQTKGDLRQEVTDRLTTGFKEIHTSVEEHLVSGRREQSAGLAEARKDLTSSLSNTTAQLKTEFDGLNQRTEQKLEAIRAQVDQKLFEISGQVQQKLTENMKEGFAQFEKVQQHLKAAEEQLRQVGTIGNSINDLNNLLKLPHLRGRFGEASLERLLEDFLPAHMYELQYPLAGGRVDAVIKFPDRVLPIDAKFPREQVLPLFETSNEHELEDARAQLVKVLTAQAKSIAEYLDPEHGTMDVALMYLPSETLYLEAIRSTDAMEALSRLQVFPVSPNTLLMTLRTVALAYKWYEVAARFEETRGEIAKAQRSLGFFQAQFDSLGNSLEKAQKAYETAAKHLKTYRNRVTDISGEEIPEQLELTEPPLLSKAETSGQ
- a CDS encoding CAP domain-containing protein, which codes for MRKTISKILVLCVLFGGLAAAQQFDSQAEQQLVQMLNQERARAGLRSLKVDDRLTQAARAHASLMAQAKRLSHQLPGEPALPKRLAATNLRFNYDAENVARNDSAQGAHDGLMHSPPHRANILSPKYNAVGVGVVRSGRGLWVTEVFAHRLEEYSRDEAENTIIAAFERERRRATGSPAPVVRLPQLRRMACAMAKQGQVDTRAPLNLPDVQSSVAYTESDPRKLPPNAVMMARDPNLKRFAIGACFADSESYPSGTWWVVIVFF
- a CDS encoding PspA/IM30 family protein codes for the protein MALLERVSTLVRANLNDLIDKAEDPEKMIKQIILDMQNQLLQVKTQVAIAIADQHLLEKKQKENEDAASDWVRKAELAVDKKQDDLARVALERSISYKELAESFTQQVADQKAQVENLRTALSKLDQKLAEAQNKSDLLIAQHRRARALGKASDARANMVDTSKAAGFDRMKRRVAHDEAVSQAKAELAGDNVDDKFAALEKEDAIEKLLTEIKSRRSAGTHAAS
- a CDS encoding Rieske (2Fe-2S) protein, coding for MSDWKKIAAKSDLPGDGEAKEFTLGEKVVCVANIGGVFSAMDNVCVHRGGPLGQGVVLDGKVVCPWHGWMYDPKTGAADVNPNARVQLYPIQLEGDDVLIEI
- a CDS encoding flotillin family protein, producing the protein MQIAAGVWVMVGLAIMAVLFIMGILTRLYRIAGPNEALVITGFRGQQGRIVKAGGSIVFPLIEQCRTLSLELMSFDVAPQQDLYTKQGVAVTVEAVAQIKVKSDPESIRTAAEQFLNKTPQIREGLIRLVMEGHLRGIIGQLTVEEIVKQPEMVAERMRSTCADDMNKMGLEVISFTIKEVKDKNDYISNMGRPDIARIKRDADIAAAEAERDTAIRRAVAKREASVAEAQADQERVLAQTLSQAKQAEATRDLNIKQAQYQEVSKKQQAQADKAYDIQTQVMQQQLTAEQVRVQQVEREAQVKVQEAEIARREKELIATVLKPAEIERQRIETLAAAEKQRLVVEAEGKASSIRAQGEAEADIIFKKGDAEARAMNVKAEAFQEYNQAAVIDKLLTGLPDIVRALSAPLANVDKITIVSTGNGDAAGMNKITGDIAKMAAQVPALFETLSGMKMSDLLGKVRLIGDKEPKPDDKGMGAGAGK
- a CDS encoding helix-turn-helix domain-containing protein — its product is MKLGEKIRYLREVEGTLRGLGRALTQQEVVDVIRHRLGKHISQSYLSQIESGARPHLTNSSRMLLAKFFNVHPGYLVDDPEGYHTELQSELRVGEDKLDLWLINGAEQFRRDPEVCEALLAVARHEDSRKCVVLLGAILDTPKLAERLLQVLRPEKTHSAPDSGATHARR